From a region of the Thermodesulfobacteriota bacterium genome:
- a CDS encoding TfoX/Sxy family DNA transformation protein: MPTEKAAKDLAKQLRNVGPKLAAKLIEARIDSPEKLRQLGAKKAFEKMYAAGDSYGDFNAAYLYALEGAIRDCDWLKIPSKIKQKYKEYAQSLQTKKKLRAKVINSGG; encoded by the coding sequence ATGCCAACAGAAAAGGCAGCCAAGGATTTAGCAAAACAACTCAGGAACGTAGGGCCCAAGCTGGCGGCAAAGTTAATTGAGGCGCGAATTGATTCCCCTGAAAAGCTGAGGCAGTTAGGGGCAAAGAAGGCATTTGAAAAAATGTACGCCGCTGGTGATTCGTATGGTGATTTTAACGCTGCCTATTTATATGCCTTAGAAGGCGCCATTCGCGATTGTGATTGGCTGAAAATTCCGAGCAAAATTAAGCAAAAATACAAGGAATACGCTCAGAGCCTTCAAACAAAGAAAAAGTTGAGGGCCAAAGTGATTAACTCAGGCGGCTAA
- a CDS encoding GNAT family N-acetyltransferase, whose amino-acid sequence MQVDYLDYLPDDFTSSAIQLYFNALQEKFAPILSSDGRALQALASNIETGKCLVAIYDEKLVGIMGIQTSKGGFVNPSLKVMVRIYGILGGILRMGGLAILHHITTTDELYVGGVAVAHEMRGKGIGLGLFELLERIALKKGIRTISLEVIDTNPRAKTLYEHLGFVVMKTKTIWPLNLFVKFPFRLTSLMVKTIG is encoded by the coding sequence ATGCAGGTTGATTATCTAGACTATTTACCAGATGATTTCACATCTTCAGCGATACAGCTTTATTTCAATGCACTCCAAGAGAAGTTTGCGCCGATTCTCAGCAGTGACGGCAGAGCACTACAAGCACTGGCAAGCAATATTGAGACAGGCAAATGTCTAGTTGCTATCTATGACGAAAAGCTTGTGGGCATCATGGGTATTCAGACAAGCAAGGGTGGGTTTGTGAACCCAAGTCTGAAAGTTATGGTCAGGATATACGGAATACTTGGTGGCATTCTTCGCATGGGTGGTTTGGCAATACTTCACCATATAACCACTACTGATGAGCTATATGTCGGTGGTGTCGCTGTAGCGCATGAGATGAGGGGAAAAGGCATCGGATTAGGTTTGTTCGAACTGCTGGAGCGGATTGCATTGAAAAAAGGTATCCGAACGATTTCTCTTGAAGTAATAGATACGAATCCAAGGGCTAAAACCCTATATGAACATCTCGGCTTTGTAGTAATGAAGACTAAAACAATCTGGCCGCTGAATTTATTCGTAAAGTTTCCTTTCAGATTGACATCCCTTATGGTTAAAACGATAGGCTGA
- a CDS encoding PHB depolymerase family esterase, protein MNQKCRLIIPVLIGVLALCGCAETYSTVRMGASSRNSYLGNHIFSISADGLERRYVIHVPQGYNSGKKMPVVIMFHGGGGTARAAMRKTGWAEKADKEGFLAVFPEGTAPDSARPGRFRDNPQTWNDGSKRFSVGAVRRDVADVAFVTQLIDDLKARFSVDGRRIYTTGFSNGASMSFRLAHELPWVIAAIAPVAGADWIDHQMSARPVPVLYITGTADPLNPIDGGEVRIGLKSHGRKPAINDMMANWVKLHHCKEEPHVVYNNYGSRGMAYRNPNGTDAVILYTLDGHGHHWPGGKSFLPEWIAGENTSKLNATDVIWEFFESHSLPAVDETAKKLADAPENSGKIHKVAEYPSYSTALKNWKSINDIADWIRQYFSYDFNRALDLSETNRGDTKKVGVYSPAELYLKKKGVCIDLARFGVETLRKIFPELHAKYIMIEFKPIVISGKTIRKHWIASYQKEGKYYYFADSKRPGYISGLFNCKEKFIHQYERYRGRKIVSFKQLDDFKKKRRLKKQYHPQKCGTRS, encoded by the coding sequence GTGAATCAGAAGTGCAGATTAATCATACCAGTGCTGATCGGGGTCTTGGCCCTATGCGGATGTGCGGAAACATATTCAACTGTAAGGATGGGAGCGTCATCCCGGAACTCCTACCTGGGCAACCATATATTCTCCATATCGGCTGACGGATTGGAACGACGCTACGTTATTCATGTCCCGCAGGGCTATAACAGCGGCAAGAAGATGCCGGTCGTGATCATGTTCCACGGCGGGGGTGGAACCGCCAGGGCTGCAATGCGGAAGACCGGCTGGGCCGAAAAAGCGGACAAAGAAGGGTTCCTGGCCGTATTTCCCGAAGGGACTGCCCCTGACTCCGCAAGGCCGGGCCGGTTCCGGGACAATCCGCAGACATGGAATGACGGCTCTAAGCGGTTCAGTGTCGGCGCGGTTCGGCGGGACGTTGCCGATGTGGCGTTCGTTACCCAGTTGATTGACGACCTGAAGGCCCGCTTCAGCGTCGACGGACGCCGGATTTACACCACCGGTTTTTCCAACGGGGCTTCAATGAGCTTTCGTTTGGCACACGAACTCCCATGGGTTATCGCCGCCATAGCTCCGGTTGCCGGTGCTGATTGGATAGATCACCAGATGTCCGCTCGTCCTGTGCCCGTTTTGTATATAACCGGTACAGCTGATCCGCTTAATCCCATCGATGGGGGTGAGGTTCGTATCGGTCTGAAGTCCCACGGCAGGAAGCCTGCGATCAATGACATGATGGCGAATTGGGTCAAACTCCACCACTGTAAGGAAGAACCACACGTTGTTTACAACAATTACGGGTCAAGGGGCATGGCATATCGCAATCCGAATGGAACTGACGCCGTCATCCTCTACACACTTGACGGACACGGACACCACTGGCCGGGCGGGAAGTCGTTCCTTCCGGAATGGATTGCAGGAGAGAATACTTCCAAGCTAAATGCCACCGATGTTATCTGGGAGTTCTTCGAATCACACTCTCTACCTGCAGTGGATGAAACCGCCAAGAAATTAGCTGATGCACCTGAGAATTCGGGGAAAATACATAAAGTAGCTGAATATCCATCCTACTCGACTGCGTTAAAAAATTGGAAATCCATTAATGATATCGCTGATTGGATAAGACAATATTTTTCTTATGACTTTAATCGTGCACTTGATTTATCGGAAACAAATAGAGGAGATACAAAAAAGGTGGGTGTTTATTCACCTGCAGAGCTTTATTTAAAAAAGAAAGGAGTATGCATAGATTTAGCACGATTCGGAGTCGAAACACTGCGTAAGATTTTCCCGGAATTACATGCAAAATATATAATGATCGAATTTAAGCCGATAGTAATCAGTGGAAAAACAATAAGAAAACATTGGATTGCGTCCTATCAAAAAGAAGGGAAATATTATTATTTTGCCGATTCTAAAAGACCTGGGTACATTTCAGGCCTGTTTAATTGTAAAGAGAAATTTATTCACCAATATGAAAGATACAGAGGACGAAAAATCGTATCATTTAAACAGTTGGATGACTTTAAAAAGAAAAGGCGCTTAAAAAAACAGTATCATCCCCAAAAGTGCGGCACAAGAAGCTGA
- a CDS encoding ribbon-helix-helix domain-containing protein, producing the protein MKTKTSITLSDDLLKAIDLYIGEYKSRSEFLERAARKFISQLARKKAEQADLEIINRCAESLNTEAEDVLSYQVPL; encoded by the coding sequence ATGAAAACTAAGACATCAATCACACTTTCAGATGATTTGCTTAAAGCTATAGATCTTTATATTGGAGAGTACAAAAGTCGGTCGGAGTTTCTGGAGAGGGCGGCGCGGAAATTTATTAGTCAATTGGCTCGAAAAAAAGCAGAACAGGCTGATCTTGAGATCATTAATCGCTGTGCAGAGTCACTCAATACTGAGGCGGAGGATGTGCTCTCTTACCAGGTGCCTCTGTGA
- a CDS encoding type II toxin-antitoxin system PemK/MazF family toxin, giving the protein MTRGELYRVMRPSSRDPKKYRVFVIVSRQILIDSRFSTVICAPIYTAYEGLSTQVPVGVDEGLKHDSGIHCDELISLPKSMLTNYIGKLPPHKLHMLDKALKIALQLNED; this is encoded by the coding sequence GTGACACGTGGCGAATTATACAGGGTTATGCGACCCTCATCGCGTGATCCGAAAAAATACCGTGTGTTCGTAATCGTAAGTCGCCAAATCCTGATCGATTCCAGATTCTCAACAGTTATTTGTGCTCCGATTTACACGGCCTACGAGGGACTTTCAACTCAGGTTCCTGTTGGAGTTGACGAAGGTTTGAAACATGATAGTGGAATTCACTGCGACGAGCTAATCAGTCTTCCGAAATCCATGTTGACGAACTATATTGGTAAACTCCCCCCCCATAAGCTACACATGCTTGACAAAGCATTAAAAATCGCACTGCAACTAAACGAAGATTAA
- a CDS encoding AI-2E family transporter, producing the protein MGEKSHHDMILWVFLIYFFISIFFLGWLLWPFVSTIILAAVVTGIFSPVYNYFCKKLRASLASLVTCLVIFFIIFVPIVFFVGILSKEAYDVYLMAKGAVLSDNIRNLIEGSKAIDKANLILANFNIVITGEDLNKAISEVGRVVGLFLYDQARAITSNVLKFLVNSFFMLLIIYYLLIDKQRLHAFILNISPLPDDQDDKLFRKFKDMAGAVLIGNGLGGLIQGILGGIVFAVFGLKSPFFWGVIMGLVAFLPIVGIGIIFIPVALYLFLVGRIASGIFFIIFYIILSGGIEYIFKPKLVGQRVQMHTLLVFLSIIGGLKLFGILGIIYGPLIITAFLTLTDIYKTSYQKLVESAEK; encoded by the coding sequence ATGGGTGAAAAATCTCACCATGACATGATTCTGTGGGTTTTTTTGATATATTTTTTTATTTCCATATTTTTTCTCGGCTGGCTTTTATGGCCCTTTGTATCGACCATCATACTGGCTGCGGTGGTAACAGGAATTTTTAGTCCGGTTTACAACTATTTTTGCAAGAAATTAAGAGCGTCACTGGCTTCACTGGTCACATGCCTGGTTATATTTTTTATTATTTTTGTCCCCATTGTATTTTTTGTAGGGATATTATCCAAAGAAGCCTATGATGTATATCTTATGGCAAAAGGGGCGGTTTTAAGTGATAATATCCGAAATCTTATTGAGGGGAGCAAAGCCATAGATAAGGCAAACCTGATCCTGGCAAATTTTAATATTGTAATCACCGGTGAAGATCTCAACAAGGCCATTTCCGAGGTTGGGAGAGTGGTCGGCCTTTTTCTGTATGACCAGGCAAGGGCAATTACCTCGAATGTGCTTAAATTCTTAGTCAATTCTTTTTTCATGTTGCTTATTATTTATTATTTATTAATAGACAAACAGCGACTGCACGCATTTATCCTCAATATTTCGCCGCTGCCTGATGATCAGGATGACAAACTGTTTCGAAAATTTAAAGATATGGCCGGTGCGGTTCTTATAGGGAACGGACTGGGCGGATTGATACAGGGAATTTTGGGGGGCATTGTGTTTGCCGTTTTTGGTTTAAAATCTCCCTTTTTCTGGGGAGTCATTATGGGATTGGTGGCCTTCCTTCCCATTGTAGGCATCGGCATTATATTTATTCCCGTTGCGCTTTACCTTTTCCTGGTGGGACGGATCGCTTCAGGCATCTTTTTTATTATATTTTACATTATTTTGTCAGGAGGAATAGAATACATCTTTAAGCCGAAACTGGTGGGACAACGTGTTCAAATGCATACGCTGTTGGTATTTCTTTCCATTATTGGCGGTTTGAAACTTTTCGGGATACTGGGTATAATATACGGCCCTCTTATTATAACGGCTTTCTTAACATTAACAGATATTTATAAAACAAGTTACCAAAAACTTGTGGAGTCAGCAGAAAAATGA
- the gyrA gene encoding DNA gyrase subunit A yields the protein MIVTDNLSEVSIESEMKKSYLDYAMSVIIGRALPDVRDGLKPVHRRILFAMHELKNDWNKPYKKSARIVGDVIGKYHPHGDTAVYDTIVRMAQDFSLRYPMVNGQGNFGSVDGDPPAAMRYTEVRLTRLAHEMLEDLEKETVDFTPNYDESLTEPSLLPAKFPSLLVNGSSGIAVGMATNIPPHNLSEIIDAIKAIIDNPKISFEELLTLVPGPDFPTGGIIYGTKGIYDAYKTGRGIIRMRARVMVEKDKRTQRETILITQLPYQVNKAKLIEIIAGLIRNKQIEGVRYVRDESDRDGMRIALGLKKGQIPGVIINQLYKHTRMESSFGVILLALVNNRPEILTLKDILQHFIIHRKEIITRRTKFELKKAQDRAHILEGLKIALDHLDEVVSLIRKSKSPEDARIQLIERFSLTKIQAQAILDMRLQRLTGLEREKILKEYKNILKNIARYKEILSDEHFVLEIIKDELTQIKEEFGDQRLSEIVEATTEISIEDMIVEEDMVVTISRKGYIKRNPITLYRNQQRGGKGKTAMGTKDEDFVEHLFVASTHHTFLFFTNQGRVYWCKVYDIPQAGRMSLGKAIINLLNLVKDEKLTAVLAVPTFEPGYHIFMATKKGVVKKTDLMSYSRPRAGGIIALNLDEGDELIAARITDGTMNIFLGSARGKAIRFHESDIRPSGRIARGVRGMRLDEGDQIIGMEVLSHGQTLFAITENGFGKRTSIDEYPVQKRGGKGVISIKTTERNGLVLSILLVEDDDDVMLITDIGKIIRMAVSGISVISRNTQGVKLMGMETEEKVTGAARLAEKET from the coding sequence ATGATCGTAACAGATAATTTATCAGAGGTAAGCATCGAAAGTGAGATGAAAAAATCTTACCTCGATTATGCAATGAGTGTCATTATCGGCAGAGCATTGCCGGATGTACGTGACGGTTTGAAACCGGTCCACCGGCGAATCTTATTTGCCATGCATGAGTTGAAAAACGACTGGAATAAACCTTACAAAAAGTCAGCACGAATTGTCGGTGATGTCATCGGTAAGTATCACCCCCATGGCGACACTGCGGTTTATGATACAATTGTCCGGATGGCCCAGGATTTTTCCTTAAGGTATCCCATGGTAAACGGTCAGGGCAATTTCGGTTCGGTGGACGGCGATCCACCGGCGGCCATGCGATATACGGAAGTAAGACTGACACGTCTTGCACATGAGATGCTGGAAGATCTCGAAAAGGAAACCGTCGATTTTACGCCTAATTATGATGAATCTTTAACAGAACCATCTTTACTGCCGGCGAAATTTCCTTCTCTTTTGGTCAATGGGTCTTCAGGTATTGCTGTGGGTATGGCCACCAATATTCCGCCACACAATCTTTCAGAGATCATTGATGCCATCAAAGCAATCATAGACAATCCCAAAATATCCTTTGAGGAACTCCTGACTTTGGTTCCAGGTCCTGACTTTCCTACCGGAGGAATTATATACGGTACCAAAGGCATTTATGACGCATATAAAACCGGTCGGGGAATCATCCGTATGCGGGCCCGGGTGATGGTGGAAAAGGATAAACGAACCCAAAGGGAAACCATACTCATTACCCAGCTGCCATACCAGGTTAATAAGGCAAAGCTTATTGAAATTATTGCGGGTCTGATAAGAAATAAGCAGATTGAAGGCGTGAGATATGTAAGGGATGAATCCGACCGGGATGGCATGCGGATTGCCCTGGGCCTTAAAAAGGGTCAGATTCCCGGCGTAATCATTAACCAGCTTTATAAACATACCAGGATGGAGAGCAGCTTTGGGGTTATTCTGCTTGCCCTGGTGAACAATCGCCCTGAGATTCTGACTTTAAAGGACATACTTCAGCATTTTATCATACACCGCAAGGAGATCATTACCCGCAGGACAAAGTTCGAACTGAAAAAAGCACAGGACCGCGCCCATATCCTTGAAGGACTGAAGATCGCCCTTGATCATCTTGACGAGGTGGTTTCCCTTATCAGAAAATCTAAATCACCAGAGGATGCAAGAATCCAGCTGATTGAAAGGTTCAGTCTCACCAAGATACAGGCTCAAGCGATACTCGATATGCGCCTCCAGAGGCTTACAGGGCTTGAACGGGAAAAAATACTTAAAGAATATAAAAACATTTTGAAAAATATTGCGCGGTATAAAGAGATACTTTCTGATGAACATTTTGTGCTGGAAATTATAAAAGATGAACTCACTCAGATTAAGGAAGAATTCGGAGATCAGCGTTTAAGTGAGATCGTTGAAGCAACCACTGAAATAAGTATAGAAGATATGATTGTGGAAGAAGACATGGTGGTTACCATTTCCCGGAAAGGCTATATCAAGAGGAACCCGATTACCCTTTACCGTAACCAGCAGCGCGGTGGAAAAGGGAAAACCGCTATGGGGACAAAAGATGAAGATTTTGTTGAGCATCTTTTTGTCGCTTCTACCCACCATACGTTTCTTTTTTTCACCAACCAGGGCAGGGTTTACTGGTGTAAGGTATATGATATTCCTCAGGCCGGTCGAATGAGTCTTGGTAAAGCGATTATCAATCTGCTGAATTTGGTAAAAGATGAAAAACTTACCGCAGTACTTGCTGTACCCACATTTGAACCCGGGTATCATATCTTTATGGCAACCAAAAAGGGTGTGGTCAAGAAAACAGATCTGATGTCATACAGCAGACCAAGGGCAGGGGGCATTATCGCTTTGAATTTGGATGAGGGTGATGAGCTGATTGCGGCCAGAATCACCGACGGAACCATGAATATCTTTTTAGGTTCAGCCAGGGGAAAAGCGATACGATTTCACGAATCCGATATCAGGCCATCCGGCCGTATTGCCAGAGGGGTACGCGGAATGCGCCTTGACGAAGGGGATCAGATTATCGGTATGGAGGTGTTAAGCCACGGGCAGACATTATTTGCCATCACCGAAAATGGATTTGGCAAAAGAACTTCGATTGACGAATACCCAGTCCAAAAACGTGGCGGCAAGGGTGTCATTTCCATCAAGACAACGGAACGCAACGGGCTGGTCCTTTCCATACTGCTGGTAGAAGATGATGATGATGTTATGCTTATCACCGATATCGGGAAGATTATACGCATGGCTGTCAGTGGCATTTCAGTTATCAGCCGCAATACCCAGGGAGTGAAACTGATGGGGATGGAGACTGAAGAAAAAGTGACAGGTGCGGCAAGGCTGGCGGAAAAAGAAACATAA
- a CDS encoding NAD(P)H-dependent glycerol-3-phosphate dehydrogenase: MKTNADINKVKIGVVGAGSWGTALADLLGSKGFKVDFWAYEKEVKEQILTQRENKVFLPGFSLSPNLFPSNDLFKVVSGKELVLIVVPSHVMRETTRQLADHVSKDTIIVSASKGIENQSHLTMTGVLKETLPEISEDLFAVLSGPSFAKEVVNKVPTVVTVASNRTETAGLVQHVFATPFFRVYTSDDMIGVELGGSVKNVIAIAAGIVDGLGLGLNTRAALITRGLTEIRRLGLEMGANPRTFTGLAGVGDLILTCTGGLSRNHTVGKKIGEGMKLKEILSEMNMVAEGVKTSKSVYNLSRKLDVEMPISHEMYHILYDDLSPKEALHRLMTRGLKNELDEL, encoded by the coding sequence TTGAAAACAAACGCAGATATCAATAAAGTAAAAATAGGTGTCGTGGGAGCAGGCAGCTGGGGGACCGCTCTTGCTGATCTCCTTGGTTCAAAGGGTTTTAAAGTAGACTTCTGGGCTTATGAAAAAGAGGTCAAGGAGCAGATTTTAACCCAGAGGGAAAATAAAGTTTTTCTGCCGGGTTTTTCTCTTTCACCCAATTTATTTCCTTCTAACGATCTTTTCAAAGTTGTTTCGGGAAAAGAACTGGTTTTAATTGTGGTTCCTTCCCATGTGATGCGTGAAACAACGCGGCAATTGGCGGATCATGTTTCAAAGGATACCATCATTGTCTCTGCTTCCAAAGGGATTGAGAACCAGTCACATCTAACCATGACCGGTGTTCTTAAAGAAACGCTCCCGGAAATATCGGAGGACCTTTTTGCAGTACTTTCGGGTCCCAGTTTTGCAAAAGAGGTTGTAAATAAAGTTCCCACTGTAGTCACTGTGGCATCAAACCGAACGGAAACGGCCGGATTGGTGCAACATGTTTTTGCCACACCGTTTTTCAGGGTTTATACAAGTGATGACATGATTGGGGTTGAACTGGGTGGTTCCGTTAAAAATGTGATTGCCATAGCCGCAGGGATTGTCGATGGGCTTGGACTTGGGTTGAATACAAGAGCGGCCCTGATTACCAGAGGACTGACTGAAATCCGCCGTTTGGGGCTGGAGATGGGTGCAAACCCGCGGACTTTTACCGGACTGGCAGGCGTTGGCGATCTTATTTTGACATGCACTGGCGGGCTTAGCAGAAATCATACTGTGGGGAAAAAAATTGGAGAAGGGATGAAATTAAAAGAAATTTTATCTGAAATGAATATGGTGGCAGAAGGTGTGAAGACATCGAAGTCAGTGTACAACCTGTCTCGCAAACTTGATGTGGAAATGCCTATCTCCCATGAGATGTATCATATTCTTTACGATGATCTTTCTCCCAAAGAGGCCCTTCACCGATTGATGACCCGTGGCCTAAAAAACGAGTTAGATGAGCTTTAG
- the radC gene encoding DNA repair protein RadC, which yields MPGVHKGEGHRERLRQKFLNSGLSGFHDYEVIELLLTLGTPRKDCKNAAKSALKRFKTLQGVLEAPAEKLCEVDGIGPKNLFGIKLIQAVAGRYLKKRLLEKDSVSNSKELFDYLYYSMRDKNRECFRVIYLDAKNRVIESETLFKGTLTASSVYPREVVAAAMNHHAAALIFAHNHPSGDPNPSREDISLTRQLIFACRVMGITVHEHLVIGDNRYFSFADQGYIARMNREYEAQ from the coding sequence ATGCCGGGAGTCCATAAAGGAGAAGGACACAGGGAGCGGCTTCGCCAAAAATTTCTTAATTCAGGTTTATCGGGATTCCATGACTACGAGGTCATTGAACTGCTCCTGACACTTGGTACGCCCAGAAAAGACTGCAAGAATGCGGCAAAGTCGGCACTAAAAAGATTTAAAACCCTTCAGGGCGTGCTTGAAGCACCTGCCGAAAAGCTTTGCGAAGTTGATGGTATCGGACCGAAGAACCTTTTTGGCATCAAGCTGATACAAGCGGTGGCAGGCCGGTATCTTAAAAAGCGGCTGCTTGAAAAAGATAGTGTCAGCAATTCAAAAGAATTGTTTGATTACCTGTACTACAGCATGAGGGATAAAAACCGGGAGTGTTTCAGGGTGATTTACCTGGATGCGAAGAACAGGGTGATTGAGTCCGAGACACTGTTTAAAGGGACCTTAACCGCCAGCAGTGTTTATCCCAGAGAAGTTGTAGCCGCTGCCATGAACCACCATGCGGCTGCACTGATTTTTGCCCATAACCATCCTTCAGGTGATCCCAACCCATCGAGAGAAGACATATCTTTGACACGCCAACTTATTTTTGCCTGCCGGGTGATGGGAATAACTGTACATGAGCATCTGGTCATTGGCGATAACCGATATTTCAGTTTTGCCGATCAAGGCTATATTGCCCGCATGAATAGAGAATATGAGGCGCAATAA
- a CDS encoding phosphoglycerate kinase, translated as MRKIQHIDLAGKRVFIRVDFNVPYDQYQNITDDSRIRGVLHTLNYALDHDAKLIIASHKARPEGKVVPVHSLAPVAKRLGRLLKKEIIMAPDCIGPEVRQLISNMERGDVVLLENLRFHSGEQKNDEAFAKELAALCDVYINDAFAVSHRVNASVANIVKYVEISGAGFLLQKELDYFEKAMADPSRPLVAIVGGAKVSSKLGAIENMMHHVDKLIIGGAMANTFLASMGVDLGKSKLESELVEAAGSVIKMAKEKGVKLYTPVDAVIAREIDPKAPTMIAPVQEIPAEWMALDIGPATSLLFSEVMYDAKTIIWNGPMGIFEIDAFSRGTFAMVSAVANSYALSIVGGGDTDVAVHRAGETERISYISTGGGAFLALLEGKALPAVTVLNHAGDSKRQED; from the coding sequence ATGAGAAAAATTCAACATATAGACCTTGCAGGTAAACGGGTGTTTATACGGGTCGATTTTAATGTTCCCTATGATCAATATCAAAATATCACTGATGATTCTCGAATACGTGGTGTATTACATACGTTAAACTACGCCCTCGACCACGATGCAAAATTGATAATCGCTTCACACAAGGCCCGACCCGAAGGCAAGGTGGTTCCGGTACACAGTCTTGCTCCGGTGGCAAAGCGTCTGGGTCGGCTTCTTAAAAAAGAAATTATAATGGCGCCGGATTGTATCGGGCCTGAGGTCCGCCAGCTTATATCGAATATGGAGAGGGGTGATGTCGTACTTTTGGAAAACTTAAGATTTCATTCTGGAGAACAGAAAAATGATGAGGCATTTGCCAAGGAACTGGCCGCATTGTGTGATGTGTATATCAATGATGCTTTTGCGGTATCCCATCGGGTGAATGCTTCTGTGGCAAATATAGTCAAGTATGTAGAAATATCAGGAGCCGGATTTTTGCTGCAAAAGGAGTTGGACTATTTTGAAAAGGCGATGGCCGACCCCAGCCGTCCGCTGGTAGCGATTGTGGGAGGTGCTAAAGTATCCAGCAAACTGGGGGCGATAGAAAATATGATGCATCACGTGGACAAGCTGATTATCGGTGGTGCCATGGCAAACACCTTTTTGGCCAGCATGGGTGTTGACCTGGGAAAGTCCAAACTAGAAAGCGAACTTGTTGAGGCAGCCGGGTCAGTGATAAAAATGGCAAAAGAAAAAGGAGTAAAGCTGTACACGCCGGTGGATGCAGTGATCGCCCGTGAAATCGACCCAAAAGCTCCAACCATGATTGCCCCGGTTCAGGAAATTCCCGCTGAGTGGATGGCCCTGGATATAGGACCTGCGACATCCCTGCTTTTTTCAGAGGTCATGTACGATGCAAAAACAATTATCTGGAACGGTCCAATGGGCATATTCGAAATTGATGCCTTCAGCCGCGGAACTTTCGCAATGGTCAGCGCTGTTGCCAATTCCTATGCCCTTTCCATTGTTGGCGGAGGTGATACGGATGTAGCCGTACACAGGGCCGGTGAGACCGAAAGAATTTCTTATATATCAACAGGGGGTGGTGCGTTTCTTGCCCTGTTGGAGGGAAAAGCTTTGCCTGCAGTCACTGTGCTGAACCATGCCGGTGACTCCAAAAGGCAGGAAGACTAA
- a CDS encoding VTT domain-containing protein: MKIIFSKLFSWRYRILLAAAVCSLVLLGYIYRIQIWEKILQYYKVFNNKEQIEAFVNSFGASAPVVFIIIQILQVLFAPVPGETSGFIGGFLFGTLNGFLFSSIGLTVGSCINFYIGRFLGERYIRKIIPSDYLSRFDTFVKRKGIAVFFILFVFPGFPKDYLCLFLGLSTLAFKVFFVIVTIGRMPGTFLLSLQGAYLFEQNYLVFALIFVICIILSLLAYRYKEGLYQWLERFNNN; encoded by the coding sequence TTGAAAATAATATTTTCGAAACTGTTTTCATGGCGATACAGAATTCTATTGGCAGCGGCTGTTTGCAGTCTCGTTCTGCTGGGCTATATATACCGTATACAGATTTGGGAAAAGATTCTACAGTATTATAAAGTTTTTAATAACAAGGAACAGATCGAGGCCTTTGTCAATTCTTTTGGAGCAAGTGCACCGGTTGTTTTCATAATCATTCAAATTCTTCAGGTGTTGTTTGCGCCGGTTCCGGGTGAAACATCAGGTTTTATCGGCGGATTTCTTTTCGGAACACTCAACGGCTTTTTATTTTCCAGTATCGGTCTGACAGTCGGCTCATGCATAAATTTTTATATCGGCCGTTTTCTGGGAGAACGATATATCCGGAAAATCATTCCGTCCGATTATTTGAGCAGGTTCGATACCTTTGTAAAACGCAAAGGCATCGCAGTATTTTTTATACTTTTTGTTTTTCCGGGATTTCCCAAAGACTACTTATGCCTTTTTCTCGGCCTGAGTACCCTTGCTTTTAAAGTTTTTTTTGTAATTGTCACCATCGGGCGCATGCCAGGAACCTTTCTGCTCAGCCTGCAGGGGGCGTATCTTTTTGAACAGAACTACCTGGTATTTGCCTTAATTTTTGTAATATGTATCATACTCTCCCTTCTGGCATACCGTTATAAAGAAGGTTTGTATCAATGGCTGGAAAGGTTCAACAACAACTAG